A stretch of DNA from Microbacterium saperdae:
GGAAGTCCTGCGCCCCGATCTGGCGCAGCGCGTCGATGTTCTTCGCATCCGCCTGCACCGTGTGGGTGACGCGGTCCGACCACTTCTGGACGAGCTCGAGGTTGCCGTCGATCGCGAGGACCTCGCGGTCGAGGCGATCGAGTTCTCCGGCGCAGGCGGCGCCGAAGCGTCCCAGGCCGATGACGAGTACGGGAGCGTCGCCCCTGAGCACTTCAACCAACGATCGGCCTTTCCACGGGCAGCGAGTAATACTGCGATCGCGATGTCGCGGCGACTGCCGCGGCGAGTGTCACTGTACCAATGCGGCCCATGAAGATGGTGGCCGCCAGCACGTACGATCCGGCGTCGGGGAGCTCGGCGGTGAGACCGGTCGACAGGCCGACTGTGGCGAACGCCGAGATCACGTCGAACAGCACATGACTGATGTCGGCTTTCGTGATCTGGGCGATGATGATCGTCGAGAGCGCGACGATCGTGGCTCCCCACGCGACGACGCTGAGGGCCACGCGCTGCACATCGCTGGGGATGCGGCGGCCGAACACCTCGACGGACTGGCGTCCCTTGGCCTCTGACCACACGGCGATCGCCAGCACGGCCAGTGTGGTGACCTTGATGCCGCCGGCGGTCGATGCCGAACCACCGCCGACGAACATCAGCATGCTCGCCGCGACCAGCGACGATCCGTTGAGGTCGGACATGTCGATCACGTTGAAACCGCCGGAGCGGGTCATGGCCGACAGGAAGAAGGCCTGGAAGGTGGTGTCGCCTGCGTCCATGGATCCGAACGTCTTCGGGTTCGCGTACTCCAGGATCAGGAAGACGACGGCGCCGAGGACGAACAGCAGCACGGTCGTGACGAGCGTGAGCTTGGTGTGCAGCGACCAGCGCTTCACATGCCAGACATGCTTGGCCAGGGTGTAGATCACCGGGAAGCCGATGCTGCCGAGGAAGACGCCGACCATCAGCAGGGACAGCACGAGGTAGTCGTCGGAGAACACCGCGACGCCGCCGTCGTTGGGTGCGAAGCCCGTGTTCGTGAAGGCCATCGCCGCGAAGTACGGCGCTTCCCACAGGGCGGCGATCGGATCGACCTTCGCCATGACGAGCGACGGATACAGCAGGATCGCGAGCGCGCCCTCGATGAAGAGGGACGACAGCGCGACGGTGCGCAGCAGCTGACCGACTTCGCCCAGGCGGACGGTCTGGCTTTCGTTGACGACGCCGCCATGCGCGCGCAAGGGGTTGGTGTCTCCGGCCGCCATCAGCTTGGCCCGCAGCCCGAGCCGCTTGGAGATGACCATGCCCATCAAGGATGCGAGTGTGAGCACCCCCAGGCCGCCGATGTTGACGCCGATGAAGACGAGTACGTGGCCGAACGGCGACCAGTGGTTGGCCATGTCGACCGTGGCGAGGCCCGTGACGCAGATGGTGGAGACGGCGGTGAACAGTGCGTCGCTGAGGGGAGTGACGGTTCCGGTGGCCGAGGCGATCGGCAGCGACAGCAGCACGGTGAAGACGAGGATGAGCAGTGCGAAGATGACGATCGCGAACCGCGAGGGCGACGA
This window harbors:
- a CDS encoding TrkH family potassium uptake protein, yielding MSGMVSASSPKQRIRDIGSWSKHIITSSPSRFAIVIFALLILVFTVLLSLPIASATGTVTPLSDALFTAVSTICVTGLATVDMANHWSPFGHVLVFIGVNIGGLGVLTLASLMGMVISKRLGLRAKLMAAGDTNPLRAHGGVVNESQTVRLGEVGQLLRTVALSSLFIEGALAILLYPSLVMAKVDPIAALWEAPYFAAMAFTNTGFAPNDGGVAVFSDDYLVLSLLMVGVFLGSIGFPVIYTLAKHVWHVKRWSLHTKLTLVTTVLLFVLGAVVFLILEYANPKTFGSMDAGDTTFQAFFLSAMTRSGGFNVIDMSDLNGSSLVAASMLMFVGGGSASTAGGIKVTTLAVLAIAVWSEAKGRQSVEVFGRRIPSDVQRVALSVVAWGATIVALSTIIIAQITKADISHVLFDVISAFATVGLSTGLTAELPDAGSYVLAATIFMGRIGTVTLAAAVAATSRSQYYSLPVERPIVG